The stretch of DNA GCGCGGTCGCGGTACCGGTTACGCCGGCATCCAGAACGAACTGTACTTCGAAGACAACACGCAGATGCTCTTCGGCGACGCCAAGTCCAGCCTGCAGGCCGTTATCGCGGCAGTCAAGGAGCTCATCAACTAACAGCTGAACGTTCTATTGATGCTTTCCTGAAAGGTCTCTTCCGGTGATGGAAGGGACCTTTTTGCATATGGTGGTTTTTGTAAGATCAGGTCTGTTGCATGCGAATTGTGAGTTATCCACAGTTGTTATTCACCTGTGGATATGGGTGGAGTTTTCCACATATCCACAGATTTTCAAGGTTTGGTGGCGCAGGATGATTTGAATATGAGACAGTAGGTGCACCCTACAACAAAGGAGTTGCACATGGCGGAAATAATCACTGGCCCGTTCCATATGGATGAACAGGGATTCTTGGCAACGATCGAAGAACTTATCGAGCGTTTTGATGGATACAGTTCTGGCAAATATCTTGCGGAATTGGGGAAAATCCACGATGAATACGGTGAGATCGGGCCTCTTTCGCTTTTTGACGAAAAAGTCTGTGAACTGGGGAAGGAATTATTCTGCAGCACATCATGGGTGGCGAATCTGGCGTGGGCCATGATTTCGTTCGATTATGATCTGGTTGAGCATGATGCGAATTTTCTTGATGGATGCCGTAACATCGTGCGTAAGTACGGTATGAGCGTTTGGCTCTATGAAATGATCAATGACGCTTCGATGGCGGTGGCTTTGCAAAGACCCAGCAGCAGAATGCCATTCCAGATTGGATTGACCTACACCAAGGATGTGTTTCGAAGAAGCAAGAAAAAGGGCGGAAAATACGCTACTAGCAAAAAGAAGAGACTGGCCTGCATGGCTGAATATTTGCAGGAAGTATATTGGCTGGCCGCGTACAGTCTGCTGCGTTGGGGTGAGGAAGAGCCGCGTGCGGCTGATGTTGCGTTGATGGTGCTTGGATATGGCGGTATCGGCATGTGCATGCTGAGGGACGATCCGAAAGTGGTGGATTCCGGATGCGATGAAGACTTCTCCTATCGCAATCTGTGCGACCATCTGCGCGATCTTAGAATTCAAGCCGATCTGGACTATGCTTGCAATGCCGACCTTGCCGAATCCATGTTGCTTGAATATCCCGCGTGTATGGATGCGCGATATCTGTACGATGCGGGGAAAATCGTGGAAGCGTATCGTGCTTTGTGGAACAAGCAGACTGAATCAGCTTCGCAAATCATGGAATGCGTTTACCAGAAGGGCGCATATCAGGTGGCGAGCATTTGGGAGGATCCGCTGTACCTGCATGATCTTGCCCTGTCGTTATTGGGGGCGGTGGGCTCGCGGCCCCTTACTGAAGGGTTCCGGACCCGAGATGACAAGATGTTCCAGCAGGGAGTGGAAAGTCTGAGACGAACGACTGAATCCGTTAAAGGGATGGGGTTGGTGATGACATTGGGAGGGTATATCTGCTTCCCGGAACCGGAAAGTAGGGATGATGCGCTTTTCGCACCGCGAAAGGAGAAGAAACAATTAATGGACACTTGTAACGGGCTTAGGGATCTGTCGACAATGGTTGCGCTGTACCGTTTTCCGAGAGATATCGAATCCCTACGTGCCACGCGTGCGCTTCTCGCTCATGACGCGAAGGGATATATCGATCTGATGGGTCCATACATGGGAAGCGCGGATGAAACGGGA from Bifidobacterium catenulatum PV20-2 encodes:
- a CDS encoding riboflavin deaminase, with protein sequence MDEQGFLATIEELIERFDGYSSGKYLAELGKIHDEYGEIGPLSLFDEKVCELGKELFCSTSWVANLAWAMISFDYDLVEHDANFLDGCRNIVRKYGMSVWLYEMINDASMAVALQRPSSRMPFQIGLTYTKDVFRRSKKKGGKYATSKKKRLACMAEYLQEVYWLAAYSLLRWGEEEPRAADVALMVLGYGGIGMCMLRDDPKVVDSGCDEDFSYRNLCDHLRDLRIQADLDYACNADLAESMLLEYPACMDARYLYDAGKIVEAYRALWNKQTESASQIMECVYQKGAYQVASIWEDPLYLHDLALSLLGAVGSRPLTEGFRTRDDKMFQQGVESLRRTTESVKGMGLVMTLGGYICFPEPESRDDALFAPRKEKKQLMDTCNGLRDLSTMVALYRFPRDIESLRATRALLAHDAKGYIDLMGPYMGSADETGGNEGRPVSVGD